A genomic stretch from Desulfovibrio sp. TomC includes:
- a CDS encoding rhodanese-like domain-containing protein has translation MKSFTIAVCLLGILCVAQPAVSAETISLENFVRTFNYETRKDMKCSGKELLTLLAKNEAVLIDIRFPEEQQAWGMEFAMKIPLNELPNRLKEIPKDKIIVTACPHIDRSNIAMIYLRTQGYNSRYLVDGLVGLAELLRGDVAREFMEGLSKKK, from the coding sequence GTGAAAAGTTTTACGATTGCCGTATGTCTTCTTGGAATTCTTTGCGTTGCTCAGCCAGCTGTTTCCGCTGAGACAATAAGTTTGGAAAATTTCGTCCGGACGTTTAATTATGAAACAAGAAAGGACATGAAATGTTCCGGGAAAGAGCTGCTGACGCTTTTGGCCAAAAATGAGGCAGTTCTTATTGATATCCGATTCCCAGAGGAGCAACAGGCCTGGGGGATGGAATTCGCAATGAAAATTCCTCTCAACGAGCTTCCGAATCGCCTGAAAGAAATACCAAAAGACAAGATAATTGTGACGGCCTGTCCTCACATAGACAGATCAAATATCGCAATGATATACTTGCGAACACAAGGATACAACTCTCGCTATCTGGTCGACGGATTGGTTGGACTTGCCGAATTGCTGCGTGGAGATGTCGCTCGAGAGTTTATGGAAGGCCTCAGTAAAAAGAAGTAG
- a CDS encoding rhodanese-like domain-containing protein produces the protein MLIKEVLSFVLVSLILVTQVNASIGEEYKYISPETLQGRIKAGDSSMIILDICPVEQFAKGHIPGAIETNASPAQRPEETARLEAALPKLVGDKDIIIICPGGGGGAKRTVDLYKSKGIDSKRLLILENGMNKWPYETEPK, from the coding sequence ATGCTAATAAAGGAAGTTCTGTCTTTCGTCCTTGTGAGTTTAATTCTGGTTACGCAAGTTAATGCGTCTATTGGTGAGGAATATAAATATATTTCTCCAGAAACACTACAGGGACGCATAAAGGCTGGTGACTCCTCAATGATCATTTTGGACATCTGCCCTGTGGAACAATTTGCAAAAGGGCACATCCCCGGGGCCATCGAAACCAATGCTTCGCCAGCCCAACGGCCCGAGGAAACTGCGAGATTGGAAGCTGCCCTACCTAAGCTTGTTGGCGACAAGGACATTATCATAATTTGTCCTGGCGGTGGTGGTGGTGCAAAACGAACTGTTGATCTATATAAGTCGAAAGGAATCGACTCTAAAAGACTGCTCATTTTAGAGAATGGAATGAACAAGTGGCCTTATGAAACTGAGCCCAAGTAG
- a CDS encoding NAD(P)/FAD-dependent oxidoreductase, translating to MDNLLIIGGSDAGISAALRAREVAPSCSVTVMLADDYPNYSICGLPFFLSGEIPDWRALAHRTREELLRQGIRLLPDHKATAVRPEEKIVVVSSSSGGKMLSYDRLILATGAASRKPGHIKGLDTPGVFFLRWMADSFAIAQHIERNTPTSALIIGNGYIGMEMADALTRRGLAVTLVGHSQHVLKTVDPTLGRLVLAELERNSVRVASGVDVEEIGVRDGRLMAIGSGGFQAQVDLVLVATGAEPEVGLAKSGKVPLGYGGAIKVNRRMETGVPGIFAAGDCVETWHRLLEKSLYLPLGTTAHKQGRIAGENALGGAKNMPALWGRRC from the coding sequence GCGTGACCGTGATGTTGGCCGACGATTACCCTAACTATAGCATCTGTGGCCTGCCATTTTTCCTCAGCGGGGAAATTCCGGACTGGCGCGCTCTCGCTCATCGGACCAGAGAAGAGTTGCTCAGGCAGGGCATCCGGTTGCTCCCCGACCACAAGGCGACAGCCGTCCGCCCAGAAGAAAAGATAGTTGTGGTTTCGTCTTCAAGCGGAGGAAAAATGCTTTCATATGATCGGCTCATCCTTGCCACGGGGGCTGCTTCCCGGAAGCCTGGGCACATAAAAGGCCTGGATACGCCGGGCGTGTTTTTCCTGCGCTGGATGGCGGACAGCTTTGCCATTGCCCAGCACATAGAACGCAATACCCCTACCTCTGCCCTCATTATTGGCAACGGCTACATCGGCATGGAGATGGCCGACGCCCTCACCCGCAGGGGGCTTGCGGTGACCTTGGTTGGTCATTCCCAACACGTATTGAAGACGGTCGACCCCACCTTGGGAAGGCTGGTTCTGGCCGAGCTTGAACGCAACAGTGTGCGAGTGGCGAGCGGTGTCGACGTCGAAGAGATAGGAGTCAGGGATGGCCGCCTCATGGCCATTGGATCTGGTGGATTCCAGGCCCAGGTTGATCTTGTCCTGGTGGCCACCGGGGCGGAACCGGAAGTTGGCCTAGCCAAGTCGGGGAAGGTGCCCCTGGGGTATGGCGGGGCTATCAAGGTCAACCGTCGGATGGAGACTGGCGTGCCTGGCATCTTTGCTGCCGGCGACTGTGTGGAAACTTGGCACAGGCTCCTAGAAAAGTCCTTGTATCTTCCTCTTGGCACCACGGCTCACAAACAGGGAAGGATTGCTGGAGAGAACGCCCTGGGGGGCGCAAAGAATATGCCGGCACTTTGGGGACGCAGGTGTTGA